The proteins below are encoded in one region of Shewanella algae:
- a CDS encoding TIGR04211 family SH3 domain-containing protein: MLRLLTLIGMMLLSPTLLAQGQTRYISDDVFIYIHGGPGTQYRILGSVEAGQQISVLPERQGDYTKIIDHKDREGWVLTSMISKDKSLRFRVSELESQLAEAKGQLTGLQSENGDFKGELGSLKSQLSKAQAELAEASTERDEAIAKLKSMKDNERFRMWQEGGLIAALGLILGVILVYMPRPQRRKKDRWM, translated from the coding sequence GTGTTAAGACTCCTGACTCTCATAGGGATGATGCTCCTGTCTCCCACCCTATTGGCCCAAGGCCAGACGCGCTATATTTCGGACGATGTCTTCATCTACATTCATGGTGGACCCGGCACTCAATACCGGATCCTGGGTAGTGTCGAAGCCGGTCAGCAGATAAGCGTGTTGCCTGAGCGCCAAGGCGATTACACCAAGATTATCGACCATAAGGATCGTGAAGGCTGGGTATTGACCAGCATGATCTCCAAGGACAAGTCGCTGCGTTTTCGCGTCTCAGAACTGGAAAGCCAGTTGGCCGAAGCCAAAGGCCAGCTCACAGGACTTCAGAGCGAAAATGGTGACTTCAAGGGCGAGCTTGGCAGCCTCAAGTCTCAGCTGAGCAAGGCTCAGGCGGAACTGGCTGAAGCCAGCACAGAACGCGATGAAGCCATAGCCAAGCTCAAGTCGATGAAAGACAATGAACGTTTCCGTATGTGGCAGGAAGGCGGGCTCATCGCCGCCCTGGGTTTGATCCTCGGGGTCATTCTGGTTTACATGCCAAGACCACAGCGACGCAAGAAAGATCGTTGGATGTAA
- a CDS encoding inorganic phosphate transporter, which yields MVDVLVTYGPWLIGIAAVFGFLMAWGIGANDVANAMGTSVGSNAITIKQAIIIAMIFEFAGAYLAGGEVTSTIRNGIIDSSYFTEVPELLVYGMIASLLAAGIWLVAASALGWPVSTTHSIVGAIIGFAAVGVGTEAVAWGKVVGIVGSWVITPAISGFIAFMIFQSVQKLIFNTEDPLGNAKRYVPFYMAFAGFVMSLVTITKGLKHVGLKFSTVEAYLLALAIAILVGIAGKIAISRLKMSSKNDRQTQFGNVERVFAILMVVTACCMAFAHGSNDVANAIGPLAAVVSVVSSGGEIGSKSALVWWILPLGAVGIVMGLAIFGKRVMTTIGKNITHLTPSRGFAAELAAASTVVIASGTGLPISTTQTLVGAVLGVGMARGIAAINIGVVRNIVVSWVVTLPAGAGLSILFFFTIKGVFG from the coding sequence ATGGTTGATGTATTAGTCACCTATGGCCCCTGGCTCATAGGTATCGCGGCTGTTTTCGGGTTTCTTATGGCCTGGGGCATTGGAGCCAACGACGTGGCGAATGCAATGGGTACGTCTGTTGGTTCAAACGCAATTACCATTAAGCAAGCGATCATTATCGCAATGATCTTTGAATTCGCCGGGGCCTATCTGGCCGGTGGCGAAGTCACCAGCACCATTCGCAATGGGATCATAGATTCCAGCTACTTTACCGAAGTGCCGGAACTCCTGGTCTACGGCATGATAGCTTCGCTACTGGCCGCAGGCATTTGGCTGGTCGCCGCATCAGCTCTGGGCTGGCCGGTTTCCACCACTCACTCTATCGTGGGTGCCATCATAGGTTTTGCCGCCGTGGGCGTGGGCACTGAAGCCGTTGCCTGGGGCAAAGTCGTTGGTATCGTTGGCTCTTGGGTCATCACCCCTGCGATTTCCGGCTTTATCGCCTTTATGATTTTCCAGAGCGTACAAAAACTGATTTTCAACACCGAAGATCCTCTGGGTAACGCCAAACGTTATGTGCCTTTCTACATGGCCTTTGCCGGCTTTGTAATGTCTTTGGTCACCATCACCAAAGGATTGAAACACGTTGGTCTCAAGTTCAGCACTGTCGAAGCCTATCTGCTGGCACTGGCGATTGCCATTCTGGTGGGTATCGCAGGTAAAATTGCCATCAGCCGCCTGAAAATGAGCAGCAAAAATGACCGCCAAACTCAATTTGGTAACGTGGAAAGAGTCTTCGCTATCCTGATGGTAGTGACTGCCTGTTGTATGGCTTTTGCCCATGGTTCCAATGACGTGGCCAACGCCATCGGCCCATTGGCCGCGGTAGTCTCTGTAGTCAGCAGTGGCGGAGAAATCGGCTCTAAGTCAGCTTTGGTTTGGTGGATTCTGCCTCTAGGCGCCGTCGGTATCGTTATGGGACTGGCCATATTCGGTAAGCGCGTAATGACCACCATAGGCAAAAATATTACTCACCTGACCCCAAGTCGCGGCTTTGCCGCCGAGCTGGCTGCTGCGTCAACCGTGGTTATCGCCTCGGGTACAGGTTTGCCTATCTCCACCACTCAAACTCTGGTGGGTGCGGTACTGGGTGTGGGCATGGCCAGGGGTATTGCCGCCATCAATATCGGTGTGGTTCGCAACATTGTGGTCTCTTGGGTCGTCACCCTGCCAGCCGGTGCCGGCTTGTCTATTCTGTTCTTCTTCACCATTAAAGGTGTGTTCGGCTAA
- a CDS encoding TIGR00153 family protein produces the protein MPVNSILGVFAKSPIKPLQEHIDKVYDCASLLVPFFEATIAEDWDNAVTIRKKISQEEKEADSLKREIRLTLPGGLFMPVERTDLLELLTQQDKIANKAKDISGRIIGRQLLVPQTIQTPFIAYLQRCLDAVALAKEAINELDDLLEAGFRGREVDLVAKMISELDAIEEDTDDLQIQVRRQLFAMEAELNPIDVMFLYKIIEWVGDLADLAERVGSRLELMLARV, from the coding sequence ATGCCAGTAAACTCTATTTTAGGCGTGTTTGCAAAATCGCCGATAAAACCTCTGCAAGAGCATATAGACAAAGTATACGATTGCGCTTCGTTACTTGTGCCCTTCTTCGAAGCAACCATAGCTGAAGATTGGGACAATGCGGTCACTATTCGCAAGAAGATCAGCCAAGAGGAAAAAGAAGCTGACTCACTGAAACGCGAAATCCGCCTGACACTGCCAGGTGGTTTGTTTATGCCAGTAGAAAGGACTGACTTGCTGGAGCTCCTGACTCAACAGGACAAAATCGCCAATAAAGCCAAAGATATTTCAGGTCGAATCATCGGCCGCCAACTGCTTGTCCCTCAAACCATCCAAACCCCTTTCATCGCTTATTTGCAGCGCTGCCTGGATGCAGTCGCCCTGGCCAAAGAAGCGATCAACGAGCTCGATGATCTGCTGGAAGCAGGCTTCCGTGGCCGTGAAGTGGATTTGGTTGCCAAAATGATCAGTGAACTCGATGCCATCGAAGAAGACACTGATGATCTGCAAATTCAGGTGCGTCGACAGCTGTTCGCTATGGAAGCTGAACTGAATCCTATCGATGTCATGTTTCTCTATAAGATAATTGAGTGGGTTGGTGACCTGGCAGATCTTGCCGAACGTGTCGGTTCCCGCCTTGAGCTGATGCTGGCTCGCGTCTAA
- a CDS encoding inorganic triphosphatase produces MDADNQQNEIELKLFFPATEVSRLTTFLNSLPAATSQGCQQLSNGYYDTPELALRQLDMGLRVRGCDGKREQTIKTAGRVSGGIHSRPEYNVDIDANSPVLSLFPAEIWPENSDIDALQARLTCLFHTDFQRCRWLVVQGESLIELALDTGTIAAGGQSESLCELEFELKRGRAADLLPLAQQVAANLPMRLGKASKAQRGYRLAQQASPLALEALQYISLPCDSDIKATLLVVLETALERWQLLEGMIAESLDDPAGQALLWQRLRSCVRLLRLTLGQFTLGNSQTDAGFSWLEQQLAFVTEANSLTRLAQDKLLLGKLANAESVRERAVQQLQKMDFRSRLQALWQDCRYGQLQLQLVNMLLELASGEMQIAVAGGLKGTCDGLQEASWQKLLAAMPGDELSRDDYLKLAAPLDEGILVGLAYGSLYSSKARDSFRAPWQDLSQGIISLGAYAMAEQLAPELAEALADKQQSLIFAMEQSRKMALQQQPYWR; encoded by the coding sequence ATGGATGCCGACAATCAACAAAATGAGATAGAACTTAAGCTCTTTTTCCCCGCCACGGAAGTCAGTCGCCTGACCACATTTCTGAACTCCTTACCCGCCGCCACATCCCAAGGGTGCCAGCAGCTAAGTAATGGCTATTATGATACGCCCGAGCTGGCACTGCGTCAGCTGGATATGGGCCTTAGAGTCCGCGGATGTGATGGCAAGCGGGAGCAAACTATAAAAACGGCCGGTCGTGTTAGCGGTGGGATCCATAGTCGGCCGGAATACAATGTCGATATAGACGCCAATAGCCCGGTTTTGTCGCTATTTCCCGCCGAAATTTGGCCTGAGAATTCCGACATCGATGCGTTGCAGGCCCGGCTTACCTGCCTGTTTCATACCGATTTTCAGCGTTGCCGCTGGTTGGTGGTTCAGGGGGAGAGCCTGATAGAACTGGCTCTGGATACCGGCACTATCGCCGCCGGGGGCCAGAGCGAATCGCTTTGTGAGTTGGAGTTTGAACTCAAGCGTGGCCGGGCGGCCGATCTCTTGCCGTTGGCACAGCAGGTTGCTGCCAATCTGCCCATGCGTCTTGGGAAGGCTAGCAAGGCGCAGCGAGGTTATCGTCTGGCGCAGCAGGCCAGTCCGCTGGCGTTGGAGGCGCTGCAATATATCAGCCTGCCCTGCGACAGTGATATCAAAGCTACCCTCCTGGTGGTGCTGGAAACGGCGCTGGAGCGTTGGCAGCTGTTGGAGGGCATGATTGCCGAGAGTTTGGATGACCCGGCAGGGCAAGCGTTATTGTGGCAGCGTCTGCGCTCCTGTGTGCGCCTGCTGCGCTTGACCCTGGGCCAGTTTACTCTGGGCAACAGCCAGACAGATGCGGGATTTTCCTGGCTGGAGCAGCAACTCGCCTTTGTAACAGAAGCCAACTCTCTCACGCGTCTGGCCCAGGATAAATTGTTGCTTGGTAAGTTGGCCAATGCCGAGAGCGTGCGCGAGCGAGCCGTGCAACAGTTGCAAAAGATGGATTTCCGCAGCCGCTTGCAAGCGCTATGGCAGGATTGCCGTTATGGTCAGCTGCAGTTGCAACTGGTGAATATGTTGCTTGAGCTGGCCAGTGGCGAGATGCAGATAGCCGTGGCAGGGGGCTTGAAGGGAACCTGTGACGGTCTGCAGGAGGCTTCCTGGCAAAAACTGCTGGCGGCCATGCCGGGAGACGAACTCAGCCGTGATGATTATCTCAAGCTGGCAGCTCCCTTGGATGAAGGCATTCTGGTGGGGCTGGCCTATGGCAGTCTCTACTCATCCAAGGCTCGCGATAGTTTCCGCGCGCCCTGGCAGGACTTGAGTCAGGGGATCATCAGTCTTGGCGCTTATGCCATGGCCGAGCAGTTGGCGCCAGAGCTTGCCGAGGCTTTGGCAGACAAACAGCAGAGTCTGATTTTTGCCATGGAACAATCCCGCAAGATGGCACTGCAGCAGCAACCCTACTGGCGCTGA
- a CDS encoding ion transporter → MPDKSRWFLKPPVQVSPFELAMMMLSLISVVVILIMTFVPVDPETHKLLFYIDTGICFIFMSYFLVGLFRAENKLTYIKSHWVDFVASIPAIEALRFARLFQILRVLRLIRMSRSLIGPLLKQRRQATIASLLVSMVTIITIASVLMLLVESGAEGANIQTAENAIWWAIVTISTVGYGDFYPVTTVGHVIGGVVIVCGVSFFGVISGYMASLFVAPDEQESLENQSKVIKSELDLVLERMEANQQQMLTEIADLKQKLAQQQRD, encoded by the coding sequence ATGCCGGATAAATCTCGCTGGTTCCTGAAACCGCCTGTTCAGGTCTCCCCTTTCGAATTGGCGATGATGATGTTGTCGCTGATCTCTGTGGTTGTGATCCTTATCATGACCTTTGTCCCTGTCGATCCTGAAACCCACAAGTTGTTGTTTTATATTGATACGGGTATCTGCTTTATCTTTATGAGTTATTTCCTGGTGGGTCTGTTCCGGGCAGAGAATAAACTCACCTATATCAAGTCTCACTGGGTCGACTTTGTCGCCAGTATTCCGGCGATTGAAGCACTGCGCTTTGCCCGTTTATTTCAGATCCTCAGGGTATTGAGGCTCATTCGCATGAGTCGCTCCCTGATAGGGCCACTGCTGAAGCAAAGGCGTCAGGCCACCATCGCCAGCTTGCTGGTATCCATGGTCACCATCATCACCATAGCCTCGGTATTGATGTTGCTGGTGGAAAGCGGCGCCGAAGGCGCCAATATTCAAACCGCCGAAAACGCCATCTGGTGGGCAATAGTGACCATTTCCACCGTAGGTTACGGTGACTTTTACCCTGTGACTACAGTGGGTCATGTGATAGGTGGGGTGGTCATCGTCTGCGGGGTCAGTTTCTTCGGGGTTATTTCCGGTTATATGGCATCACTATTTGTCGCTCCCGATGAGCAGGAGAGCCTGGAAAACCAAAGCAAGGTCATCAAGAGCGAGTTAGATTTGGTACTCGAACGCATGGAAGCCAACCAACAACAGATGCTGACGGAAATCGCCGACTTGAAACAGAAGCTGGCGCAGCAACAACGGGACTAA
- a CDS encoding PspA/IM30 family protein, with the protein MGILNKILTAFRGGANEVGQSIVDANSTRIFEQEIRDAEKHLTKAKRELTDVMAKEMQASREIDRIKRAVAEHEGYATQALEKGNETLALEVAEKIAQLEMELAEQQTANDSFSAHAARLKDLVKKTERQLADYQRQLSMVKTTESVQKATASITDSFASSNSKLLNAKDSLERIKARQQQFDDRLKAAENLEAENSDQSLKAKLAEAGIGEQKSNASDVLERLKAKKG; encoded by the coding sequence ATGGGCATACTGAACAAAATTCTTACAGCATTCCGCGGTGGGGCCAACGAAGTCGGCCAAAGCATAGTGGATGCCAACTCAACCCGCATCTTCGAACAGGAGATCCGTGACGCCGAGAAACACCTCACCAAGGCCAAGCGTGAACTGACAGATGTGATGGCCAAAGAGATGCAAGCCAGCCGTGAAATCGATCGCATTAAGCGTGCTGTCGCCGAGCATGAAGGCTATGCCACTCAGGCACTGGAAAAAGGCAATGAAACTCTGGCACTGGAAGTGGCCGAGAAGATTGCCCAGCTGGAAATGGAACTGGCCGAGCAACAAACTGCCAACGACAGCTTCAGCGCCCATGCTGCCCGCCTGAAAGATCTGGTGAAGAAGACCGAACGTCAGTTGGCCGACTATCAGCGTCAGTTGAGCATGGTCAAGACCACTGAAAGCGTGCAAAAGGCCACGGCTTCCATTACCGACTCTTTCGCGTCAAGCAACTCCAAGCTGCTCAACGCCAAAGACTCACTGGAGCGTATCAAGGCACGTCAGCAACAGTTTGACGACCGCTTGAAGGCTGCCGAAAACCTGGAAGCCGAGAACAGCGACCAATCGCTGAAAGCCAAGCTGGCTGAAGCAGGTATCGGCGAGCAGAAGAGCAACGCCAGCGATGTGCTCGAGCGTTTGAAAGCTAAGAAAGGCTGA
- a CDS encoding YjfI family protein codes for MNIHTIANHLNGLGDNSSTGFQFDCYPIEGDVEVLQVNVVGREEIPVFVSVTENQILCISYLWGEDELKQERRAEMFETMLELNIPMPLSSFAKIDDKYVVYGALSLQSSMLEIEQELSVLSDNCLEVIDELVDFLK; via the coding sequence ATGAATATTCACACTATTGCCAATCATTTAAATGGACTTGGCGACAACAGCTCTACTGGGTTCCAGTTTGACTGTTACCCCATTGAAGGGGATGTAGAAGTGTTGCAGGTCAATGTGGTTGGCCGTGAAGAGATCCCCGTATTTGTTTCGGTAACGGAAAACCAAATCCTCTGCATCAGTTATCTCTGGGGAGAGGATGAACTCAAGCAGGAACGCCGTGCCGAGATGTTTGAAACCATGTTGGAACTCAACATCCCTATGCCACTGTCTTCATTCGCCAAGATTGACGATAAGTATGTGGTTTACGGTGCACTCTCCCTGCAATCGAGCATGCTGGAAATAGAGCAGGAACTCTCTGTCCTGTCTGACAACTGTCTCGAAGTCATTGACGAACTGGTCGACTTTTTGAAATAA
- a CDS encoding polyamine aminopropyltransferase: MALSSHTNTQEPNRRHLGALDDALLLGIMGVLAACGLIYEYLLSHYAGRILGALEAAIYTMIGLMIVSMGLGAFAARKIKCAFSGFAVLELTVALLGSLAILITAAVIGFGHELPELIGRTLGLPPDHLPQGGFIGRFQELSRYLPYFWGVLLGLMIGMEIPLIARVRQALSDEHLLHNAGTIYGADYIGAGVGAALWVGFMLALDIQLAAAMTAAFNLLAGFIFIIRFRDRIRAANWLLAAHVLATGVLLMLAIKGPTWEQGFNNLLYQDKVVYAKATRFQQLTLTKRLMGNHLPPVYSLYINGRLQFSSSDEHIYHAFLVHPTLAASARHDKVLIIGGGDGLGLKQLLKWQPKQVTLVDLDAEMVKLFKEPGAEVPEDLRTALLGLNGNAFADPRVEMVFDDAFNGVDRLLARGDKYDAIIVDLPDPSHPDLNKLYSDLFYKKLRELLSADGAISIQSTSPYHATKAFISVGKTLALAGFKVNQYHHNVPSFGEWGWTIGTLNGQDAKSRLQQMQQLPVEDDWLTPGLIRGAFEFPKQFYTKMDQVQPNTIGSLQLYYYHLQAWTDEQGVATF, from the coding sequence GTGGCATTAAGTAGTCACACCAACACCCAAGAGCCCAACAGACGTCACTTAGGTGCCCTCGATGATGCCTTGCTTCTGGGGATCATGGGGGTACTGGCGGCCTGTGGTCTGATATACGAATACCTGCTTTCCCATTATGCCGGGCGCATTTTGGGCGCCCTCGAGGCGGCCATCTACACCATGATAGGCTTGATGATAGTCTCCATGGGCTTGGGGGCCTTTGCCGCCCGCAAGATAAAGTGCGCCTTCAGCGGCTTTGCAGTATTGGAATTAACTGTCGCCTTGCTGGGCTCACTGGCGATTCTGATCACCGCGGCCGTCATCGGCTTTGGCCACGAGCTACCGGAACTGATAGGACGAACTCTGGGGCTACCGCCGGATCATCTGCCTCAGGGTGGCTTTATCGGCCGTTTTCAGGAGTTGTCCCGCTACCTGCCCTATTTCTGGGGTGTGTTGCTCGGTTTGATGATAGGCATGGAGATCCCGCTCATTGCCAGGGTGCGTCAGGCACTGTCCGATGAACACCTGCTGCACAATGCCGGCACCATTTATGGCGCCGACTATATAGGTGCTGGTGTGGGTGCGGCGCTCTGGGTCGGCTTTATGCTGGCGCTGGATATCCAGCTGGCTGCAGCCATGACCGCCGCCTTTAACCTCCTGGCCGGGTTTATCTTTATCATCCGCTTCAGGGACAGGATCCGCGCCGCCAACTGGTTACTGGCGGCACACGTACTGGCCACAGGAGTGCTGCTGATGCTGGCCATCAAGGGGCCGACCTGGGAGCAAGGATTCAACAACCTCCTGTATCAAGACAAGGTGGTCTATGCCAAGGCTACCCGGTTTCAGCAACTGACACTGACCAAGCGCCTGATGGGTAACCATCTGCCGCCTGTTTACTCCCTCTATATCAATGGCCGGCTGCAGTTCTCCTCCAGCGATGAGCATATCTATCACGCCTTTCTGGTACATCCGACTCTGGCTGCCAGTGCCCGTCACGACAAGGTGTTGATCATAGGCGGCGGTGATGGATTGGGCTTGAAACAGCTACTGAAATGGCAACCCAAGCAGGTCACTCTGGTGGATCTCGATGCCGAGATGGTCAAACTGTTCAAAGAACCCGGGGCTGAAGTACCGGAAGATCTCAGGACAGCATTGCTCGGCCTCAACGGCAACGCCTTTGCCGATCCCAGGGTGGAAATGGTTTTCGACGATGCCTTTAACGGTGTCGACCGCTTGCTGGCCCGCGGCGATAAGTACGATGCCATCATAGTGGATCTGCCTGATCCCTCACATCCGGATCTCAATAAGCTCTATTCAGACCTGTTTTATAAAAAACTCAGGGAACTTTTGAGCGCAGATGGGGCCATCAGTATACAGTCCACCTCGCCTTACCATGCGACCAAGGCCTTTATCTCTGTAGGCAAGACCCTGGCACTGGCGGGATTCAAGGTGAATCAGTATCACCACAATGTGCCCAGCTTTGGCGAATGGGGCTGGACCATAGGGACACTCAATGGCCAGGACGCCAAGAGCCGGCTGCAGCAGATGCAGCAACTGCCGGTAGAGGATGACTGGTTGACGCCCGGGCTTATTCGCGGAGCCTTCGAGTTTCCGAAACAGTTTTACACTAAGATGGACCAGGTTCAGCCCAACACCATAGGCTCGCTGCAGCTGTATTACTACCACCTGCAGGCATGGACAGATGAACAGGGTGTAGCAACCTTTTAA
- a CDS encoding DUF350 domain-containing protein, whose protein sequence is MTLFQEFGITQELAVILAIDLSIAVVLLTLTRYLQGWSVRVNSSEELAVRDNFAFGISTAGAVAALGIVLTGAITGAAAHSYLQEAIGMSAYGLFGLVLIKLGRFLHDKIALNNIDKNALVLKGNVSVAIVDASAAIATAIIIRAVLLWAEDLTLDTFIAILSAFAISQLMLVLLTRLRENRYAARNQDSSMQQALAQGNTALAIRHAGAMIAMALSFNAASHFIVFSPEAYVTNALGWLVFSFIMLVVLSLLLPLVKLLVLAKIDLADEVEKQHNIGLAAVEMAISIAVALILTALMA, encoded by the coding sequence ATGACTCTATTTCAGGAATTCGGCATCACTCAGGAACTGGCCGTCATACTCGCCATCGACCTTTCTATCGCCGTGGTACTGCTCACTCTGACCCGCTACCTGCAGGGATGGAGTGTTCGGGTAAACAGCAGTGAAGAGCTGGCGGTCAGAGACAACTTCGCCTTCGGCATCAGCACCGCCGGCGCTGTGGCGGCACTGGGTATCGTGCTGACCGGCGCCATTACCGGCGCCGCCGCTCACAGTTATCTGCAGGAAGCCATCGGCATGAGCGCCTATGGCCTGTTTGGGCTAGTGCTGATCAAACTGGGGCGCTTTTTGCACGATAAAATCGCCTTGAATAATATCGACAAGAACGCCCTGGTGCTCAAAGGCAATGTGTCGGTTGCCATAGTCGATGCCTCGGCCGCTATCGCCACTGCGATTATTATCCGCGCCGTACTGCTGTGGGCCGAAGATCTGACCCTGGATACCTTTATTGCCATCCTCAGCGCCTTCGCTATTTCTCAATTGATGCTGGTGTTGCTGACCCGCCTCAGAGAGAATCGCTACGCCGCCCGCAACCAGGACAGCTCAATGCAGCAGGCGCTGGCGCAGGGAAATACCGCCCTGGCGATACGTCATGCCGGGGCGATGATCGCCATGGCACTGAGCTTCAATGCCGCCAGTCACTTTATCGTCTTCAGCCCTGAAGCCTATGTCACCAACGCCCTTGGCTGGCTGGTGTTCTCCTTCATTATGTTGGTGGTACTGAGCCTGTTGCTGCCCCTGGTCAAACTCCTGGTGCTGGCAAAAATTGACCTCGCCGATGAGGTGGAGAAGCAGCACAACATAGGCTTGGCCGCAGTTGAAATGGCGATCAGCATAGCGGTTGCGCTGATCCTCACCGCTTTGATGGCCTGA